AGGCTTTTCGCTGTCACCGTAGCCGCGCAGATCCGGAGCAACGACGGTGTAATCCTCGGCAAGTTTGGGAGCAATCTTATGCCATTCAACATGGGTCTGTGGATACCCGTGCAATAACAACAAGGGTGGTCCAACTCCGCCATGCACGAGATTGATAGAGACACCGTTGGCTTTGATTCGGGTTTTCGTGAAATTGTCGAACATGAGACACGCCTTCTCTAAGCTTTCAATTGTCCACTGTTAGTTCTGTTGTTGGAGTTGATCGACTGCCTTTTCGATCCGTTGAACTTCGCTGACATCCGGTGTTGTGCTCTGTTCCGCTAATTCTTCCTCGCTCATCTGTTTGAAGGGCCAATTATCGTCGTTGGCGATTCTCCAAGCCAAACGAGCGCATAGAAATGCAGCCTCCTTCACTTTGAGAGGGTCAACCTTATCAACGGTATCATGTGCGGTGTGATAGAATCCGGGCCAAGTATAGCTATATGGATCTCTGATAAATCCGCAGGCAACCCCCTTTGCCATGAACGGGTAGTGATCGGAGGAAAGATGGTCGGGTTCGCGTAGCGGAGAGGCATCAAAGTCTACCATGAGGTTTTCATTCATTTGCCGTCCCATTGTACGGAAATAAGCCCTTGTATCTGGCCCATAAACCATCAGTCCTTTCCGTCCGCCACCTCCTGCCGAGTCCAAATTGAACATGAACCGAGTCTTTTCAATATCTCTTGGGTGATCGTTAACATACGCATGTGCACCGATAAGTCCAAGTTCTTCAACACCAAATAGGACAAAGCGAACAGGCCGCTTCAGTCTGTCAGCGTGTAGGCTCATGACCCGCGCCACTTCCAGTCCTGCAACTAGTCCCGAAGCTGGATCTTCCGCACCTTGAGAGATATCATGGCCATCGTAGTGAACGCCAATGAGTACCATAGCCTCATCTGACGCACTGCCCTTCACATCTCCAATGATATTCCATGACGTTTTCTTGGCGAGAGTGTCAGTGGTTTCAACTTCAGCCTCGACAAAACCGTTCCGGCGTATGGCTCTTTGGAGGAGTGTTCCCGTTTCCTTAGAGATCATGATTCCGGGTATCAGTCCCCATCGATTGAACCCTAGCGCGCCGGTAATCGGGCCGTAGCCATCTTGATTTGCCATAAAGATAAACGCTTGTGCACCTGCAAGGATGGATCTGTTGTATTTTTCGGTGCGGTGAACCCAGCGACCCGCTGAAGCCGGGTTTGCAATGTTGACGAGTACAATATTACCTTTCAGTTCAGTTTGTAAGGCATCAAAGGTTTCAGGCGAACCCATCCCGATATCGATGATTTTTCCGCTGCACCTTCCTGATGGTGACATCGGCATCGACAGACATGACAGTTCTCGCTGCCAAGGGGAGGTAACGGTCAATTTAGCCGTGCCGCGCGTCCAACCGTTGTATTCAAACGCTTCGCTGCGGACATCTTTGAGTTGGTATCGTTCCAACGTAGCTTGCAGAAATTGTGCGGCTTCCGCCTCCGCCGGTGTCCCTGCAAATCGGCTGCCCAAGTCATCACAAAGGATTTCGAGGTTCATCTGAGTATCAGTTGAGGTGAATATCTCTCCGGCAAGAAGTTTGTCAAGCGCTTTTGCATCGTCATCATTCACTTCAACCCGTTTATAAGGCATTTGAACTGATCTCCTATGGTGTGTCTGAATTGGTTAGCCCCGTTATATTGGATCTTGCTTTTCGATTGGATATCTGTGCACTATAGTAGATTTTAGAATTACTGATACACTTTCAATGCACAACCAACCCCCTAAATCCCCCTTGTCAGGGGGACTTCAGCCTTATTTCTCGTGTTTACTATAATAACCTTTGGTGCTAGTTAGTGAGCAAATCGTTTGCACATTGTTCAAGTCGCTTTGAATCCCGATTTATCGGGGAGTTCATTGATTCATTAGTTCATTCATTTTTCTTACGTTCCCCCTTCGGATAGACATGTCGCCCCGCTGGGGCTTTAGGGTATTTGTTTATCCGTGTGCTATAAACATGTCGCCCCGCTGGGGCTAAATGAACCGATTAACCAATGGTTTTCGCGTTTCACGCATTACATTATCAACAGCTGCAAACTAGCACCATTGGTTAATAACCTCGTTCCAAACAGAAAGGACGCATTACA
The Candidatus Poribacteria bacterium DNA segment above includes these coding regions:
- a CDS encoding M28 family peptidase: MPYKRVEVNDDDAKALDKLLAGEIFTSTDTQMNLEILCDDLGSRFAGTPAEAEAAQFLQATLERYQLKDVRSEAFEYNGWTRGTAKLTVTSPWQRELSCLSMPMSPSGRCSGKIIDIGMGSPETFDALQTELKGNIVLVNIANPASAGRWVHRTEKYNRSILAGAQAFIFMANQDGYGPITGALGFNRWGLIPGIMISKETGTLLQRAIRRNGFVEAEVETTDTLAKKTSWNIIGDVKGSASDEAMVLIGVHYDGHDISQGAEDPASGLVAGLEVARVMSLHADRLKRPVRFVLFGVEELGLIGAHAYVNDHPRDIEKTRFMFNLDSAGGGGRKGLMVYGPDTRAYFRTMGRQMNENLMVDFDASPLREPDHLSSDHYPFMAKGVACGFIRDPYSYTWPGFYHTAHDTVDKVDPLKVKEAAFLCARLAWRIANDDNWPFKQMSEEELAEQSTTPDVSEVQRIEKAVDQLQQQN